In Prevotella sp. oral taxon 475, one DNA window encodes the following:
- a CDS encoding DUF1302 family protein encodes MRLCMLLLVPILSVQVSAQIDNTLPADSDTIGSECTPQETVNASDDNALQVQVKGFLDTYHAVRTEGRADWMASRTRARGELKLEKGAASLFLSLNATYNGILKERTGLELREAYLSYAKGNFDLRVGRQIVVWGVADALRITDCVSPFDYTEFLAQDYDDIRMPVNGLRAKYTRGSVTLEAVCNPVVDFFILPTDERNPWAIRLPSAPLPYTTDLESGKPEKKIRNMEFGGRASVNLSGIDFSVSALRTWNKLPALCPALSGDGRTLYINGQYRRMTMLGADCSLPVGQFILRAEVAEYIGEAQGSGLGQNAVRRNTLNALAGVDWYPGNDWNISVQYCHKYTSGNLAALSVYRNAGLATARLSKELLHNTLKLSTFAYIDVASGGIFNRLSASYSLNDDIELTAGYDYFHADKGKFAMYGKNSEAWVKMKYSF; translated from the coding sequence ATGCGATTATGTATGCTCTTGCTTGTGCCGATACTCTCGGTGCAGGTATCAGCCCAAATCGATAATACATTGCCGGCCGATAGCGACACCATCGGTTCGGAATGCACTCCGCAGGAAACGGTCAATGCATCGGACGATAACGCCTTGCAGGTGCAGGTGAAAGGTTTTCTTGATACCTACCATGCCGTCAGAACAGAGGGACGCGCCGACTGGATGGCTTCGCGGACTCGGGCGCGGGGAGAACTCAAACTCGAGAAAGGGGCGGCTTCGCTCTTCCTATCCCTGAACGCCACCTACAACGGAATATTGAAAGAACGCACAGGACTGGAATTGCGCGAGGCTTATCTCTCTTATGCAAAGGGCAACTTCGACCTGCGCGTGGGGCGGCAGATTGTCGTATGGGGCGTGGCGGATGCACTGCGCATTACCGATTGCGTGTCGCCGTTCGACTATACTGAGTTTCTCGCACAAGACTACGACGACATTCGCATGCCCGTCAACGGACTGCGTGCAAAATACACAAGAGGTTCGGTCACCCTTGAAGCCGTGTGCAATCCTGTGGTAGACTTTTTTATTCTGCCGACAGACGAGCGCAATCCGTGGGCAATACGCCTGCCGTCTGCACCACTGCCTTACACCACCGACTTGGAAAGCGGCAAGCCGGAGAAGAAAATCAGGAATATGGAGTTTGGCGGACGGGCAAGCGTCAATCTCAGCGGAATAGACTTCTCCGTGAGTGCCTTGCGGACGTGGAACAAGCTGCCCGCCCTTTGCCCAGCCCTGTCGGGCGATGGAAGGACGCTCTACATCAACGGACAGTACCGCCGTATGACGATGTTGGGTGCCGACTGCTCATTGCCCGTCGGTCAGTTTATCCTCCGCGCCGAAGTCGCCGAGTATATAGGCGAGGCACAAGGAAGCGGCTTGGGGCAGAATGCCGTGCGGCGCAACACCCTCAACGCCCTTGCAGGGGTAGACTGGTATCCGGGTAACGACTGGAACATCAGCGTGCAGTATTGCCATAAATACACATCGGGCAATCTCGCAGCACTCTCCGTCTATCGCAATGCCGGGCTTGCCACAGCAAGACTCTCAAAGGAACTGCTGCACAACACGCTGAAACTCTCCACCTTTGCCTACATCGATGTGGCAAGCGGCGGCATTTTCAACCGCCTTTCCGCCTCCTATTCTCTCAACGACGATATAGAACTAACCGCCGGTTACGACTATTTCCATGCCGACAAAGGCAAGTTTGCCATGTATGGTAAGAACTCCGAAGCGTGGGTGAAGATGAAATACAGTTTCTGA
- a CDS encoding site-specific integrase, with protein MKSTFSVIFYLKKNKVKKDGTSPIMGRITVDGTQAQFSCKVSIEAKLWGIKGGRAIGKSITARDINRALDKLRAAITKHYQEIMERDNFVTAEKVRNAFQGLEYRKHTLITLYDDFLTDYAQKVECGLKSKRTLQKYHAVYKHLKSFLQTRHHLSDIALKEIQPTFATDLETFLLTYCHLSHNTVWLYSFPVRMLMHRAVENGWLVRYPFSDYNISQQRPERVFLTKEEIRLLIGVPKLTPAQTFIRDMFLFCTFTGLAYIDLKNLREENIVRSPLDGDVWIRTRRQKTSVEVNVKLLDIPLQILEKYSGLSRNEYLFPIPSHVYCCNLLKTIMKKCGIDKHVTWHVARHTMATVVCLSNGMPIESVSSLLGHKCITSTQIYAKITNEKLGREMDTLSTKLTDISNHAAATLI; from the coding sequence ATGAAGAGTACATTTTCAGTCATCTTCTACTTAAAGAAGAACAAGGTAAAGAAAGACGGCACCTCGCCCATCATGGGACGCATCACCGTGGACGGCACACAGGCACAGTTCAGCTGTAAGGTTTCCATCGAAGCAAAACTCTGGGGCATCAAAGGCGGACGAGCCATTGGCAAAAGCATCACGGCACGCGATATCAATCGTGCACTCGACAAGCTGCGTGCCGCCATTACAAAACATTATCAGGAAATCATGGAGCGCGACAACTTCGTCACCGCCGAAAAGGTGCGCAATGCCTTTCAAGGCTTGGAATACCGCAAACATACCCTCATCACCCTCTACGACGACTTCCTGACAGACTACGCCCAAAAGGTGGAATGCGGCTTAAAGTCCAAGCGAACCCTTCAAAAATATCATGCCGTGTATAAGCATCTGAAAAGCTTCCTGCAAACCAGACACCATCTTAGCGATATCGCCTTAAAAGAAATCCAACCCACTTTTGCCACCGACCTCGAAACATTTCTGCTCACTTATTGCCATTTGAGCCATAACACCGTTTGGCTTTATAGTTTTCCTGTGCGGATGCTCATGCATCGAGCCGTGGAGAACGGCTGGCTGGTTCGCTATCCCTTTTCCGATTACAATATCAGCCAGCAAAGACCCGAGCGGGTGTTCCTGACAAAGGAAGAAATCAGACTGCTCATTGGTGTCCCCAAACTCACACCCGCACAAACCTTCATTCGCGATATGTTTCTCTTCTGCACTTTTACGGGACTTGCCTACATTGATTTGAAGAACCTTCGGGAAGAGAATATCGTCCGCAGTCCACTCGACGGCGATGTGTGGATACGTACCCGCCGACAGAAGACAAGCGTGGAGGTAAACGTTAAATTGCTCGATATTCCCCTGCAAATCCTCGAGAAGTATAGCGGACTCAGCCGCAATGAATATCTCTTTCCCATTCCCTCGCACGTCTACTGCTGCAATCTCCTCAAAACCATCATGAAGAAATGCGGCATCGACAAACATGTCACATGGCACGTAGCCCGGCACACTATGGCAACGGTAGTATGTCTTTCTAACGGCATGCCCATCGAATCGGTTAGCAGTCTGTTGGGACACAAATGTATCACCAGCACGCAGATATACGCCAAGATAACCAACGAAAAATTAGGTAGGGAAATGGATACTCTTTCCACAAAACTGACCGACATCAGCAATCATGCCGCAGCAACCCTCATTTAA
- a CDS encoding RND family transporter, whose translation MKIVKINSKFKQLADWILCHRLVVGALFAVIVAFSFVGAKRIVMKTSFDDYFVSDDPMLLKTNEFKSIFGNDYYVAVLVKNKNIFSQRSLTLIRELSNELKDSLSYADKVTSLTDIEFAVGTEEGMTIEQIVPDEIPSDAASLNVIRQKAYSKPYLAKKMVSNDGTMTWIMVKLRPFPEDSVWKKTSDIAPDMITGKEAGHIIGKAKYAELSPNAAGMPYLGYEKFVYLKSELGRLFLFAFIISIVVMLIVTRSLRGVVAPLLTSVFGLLISFGIIGWTGIYIDMSTTMIAVILTFACSIAYNIHLYNFFKTQFVETGKRRESIKEAVGETGWGVLLSGLTTVAAMMTFLSMKIVPMRAIGINTSLCLLAVLLTCLLLTPILLSFGKDRQPAADMSKSFEGYIGKRFEQFGSFVMRRHRSIVVSSVVLTIFCGIGLFSIEPAFDIEKTMGRKIPYVKKFLDLCETDLGSIYSYDLMITLPHDNDAKKPENLQKLDRLAEIAGGYKLMKRHNSITDIVKDMNCTLNGNKQQFYRIPDNADMVAQLLLLYENAGGTESEYWMDYDYKRLRLQLEMKDYNSNEAEKEMNDLQAEARKLFPGAHVSVVGSIPQFTVMQQYVERGQMWSMLLSVLVIGVILVLVFGNWKVGLVGMIPNIAPAIIVGGMMGWLGYPLDMMTASLIPMVLGIAVDDTIHFINHSHVAYDRCGNYAEAINRTFRTEGLAIVMSTVVISATFTGFVFSDGTQMRNWGILTVAGMMSALLADLFLTPILFKYLRVFGNDKRTSPGTTNGLPWER comes from the coding sequence ATGAAAATCGTAAAAATCAACAGTAAATTCAAGCAGTTGGCAGACTGGATACTCTGCCACCGTCTTGTGGTCGGTGCGTTGTTCGCAGTCATCGTCGCCTTCTCGTTTGTGGGAGCGAAGCGCATCGTGATGAAAACTTCGTTCGACGACTATTTCGTGAGCGACGACCCGATGCTGCTCAAGACCAATGAATTCAAGTCTATCTTCGGCAACGACTACTATGTGGCGGTGCTGGTGAAAAACAAGAACATCTTCTCCCAACGCAGCCTGACGCTCATTCGCGAACTGAGCAACGAACTGAAAGACAGCCTGTCGTATGCCGACAAGGTAACGTCGCTCACCGATATTGAGTTTGCCGTAGGTACGGAGGAGGGTATGACCATCGAACAGATTGTCCCCGACGAAATACCGTCTGATGCCGCTTCGCTGAACGTAATCCGGCAGAAAGCGTACAGCAAACCGTATTTGGCAAAGAAGATGGTGTCAAACGACGGCACGATGACGTGGATTATGGTGAAACTGCGGCCGTTCCCCGAAGACAGCGTGTGGAAAAAGACGAGCGACATTGCGCCCGATATGATTACGGGCAAAGAAGCGGGACACATTATCGGCAAGGCGAAATACGCCGAACTGTCGCCCAACGCCGCGGGAATGCCCTATCTGGGCTACGAGAAATTCGTTTATCTCAAAAGCGAACTGGGGCGGCTGTTCCTCTTTGCCTTCATCATCTCCATCGTTGTGATGCTCATCGTAACCCGTTCGCTGCGCGGCGTTGTTGCACCACTGCTCACGTCCGTGTTCGGACTGCTCATCAGTTTCGGCATCATCGGCTGGACGGGCATCTACATCGACATGTCCACGACAATGATAGCCGTGATACTGACTTTTGCCTGCTCCATCGCCTACAACATTCACCTGTACAATTTCTTCAAGACGCAGTTTGTAGAAACAGGCAAGCGCAGGGAATCCATCAAGGAAGCCGTAGGCGAAACCGGTTGGGGCGTGTTGCTGTCGGGACTTACCACCGTGGCTGCTATGATGACGTTCCTGTCCATGAAGATAGTACCGATGCGAGCCATCGGCATCAACACCTCGCTCTGTCTGCTTGCCGTGCTGCTCACCTGCCTGCTGCTCACACCCATCCTGTTGTCGTTCGGCAAGGACCGCCAGCCTGCCGCCGATATGTCGAAGAGTTTTGAAGGATATATCGGCAAACGATTCGAACAGTTCGGCAGTTTCGTGATGCGCAGGCATCGTTCCATTGTCGTTTCGTCGGTTGTGCTGACCATCTTCTGCGGTATCGGACTCTTCTCCATCGAGCCTGCGTTCGACATCGAAAAGACGATGGGGCGGAAGATTCCATACGTAAAGAAATTCCTCGACCTCTGCGAAACCGATCTTGGTTCGATATATTCCTATGACCTTATGATTACCTTGCCGCACGACAACGACGCCAAGAAGCCGGAGAATTTGCAGAAACTTGACCGACTGGCGGAGATTGCAGGCGGCTACAAGCTGATGAAACGCCACAATTCCATCACCGACATCGTGAAGGACATGAACTGTACGCTCAACGGCAACAAGCAGCAGTTCTACCGCATTCCCGACAATGCCGATATGGTGGCGCAGTTGCTGTTGCTCTATGAGAATGCGGGCGGTACGGAGTCGGAATACTGGATGGATTACGACTACAAGCGGCTGCGGTTGCAATTGGAGATGAAAGACTACAACTCCAACGAGGCGGAAAAGGAAATGAACGACTTGCAGGCGGAGGCGCGCAAACTCTTTCCCGGCGCACACGTCTCGGTGGTGGGCAGCATACCGCAGTTCACCGTGATGCAGCAGTATGTGGAGCGCGGGCAGATGTGGTCGATGCTGTTGTCGGTCTTGGTCATAGGCGTTATCCTCGTGCTTGTCTTCGGCAACTGGAAAGTGGGGCTCGTTGGGATGATACCGAACATTGCCCCCGCCATCATCGTGGGCGGTATGATGGGTTGGCTGGGCTATCCGCTCGATATGATGACAGCCTCGCTCATTCCGATGGTCTTGGGTATTGCCGTCGACGACACTATCCACTTCATCAACCACAGCCATGTGGCATACGACAGGTGCGGCAATTATGCAGAAGCCATCAACCGAACCTTCCGCACCGAAGGACTCGCCATCGTCATGTCCACAGTCGTCATCTCGGCTACGTTTACGGGCTTCGTCTTCTCCGATGGCACACAGATGCGCAATTGGGGCATTCTGACTGTTGCCGGTATGATGTCGGCACTGCTGGCAGACCTCTTTCTCACGCCAATTCTTTTCAAGTATCTCCGTGTGTTCGGGAATGATAAGCGGACTTCCCCGGGAACGACGAATGGACTTCCCTGGGAACGATAA
- a CDS encoding outer membrane lipoprotein-sorting protein, with protein sequence MKTKHFTLLLIAILAVCGAQAAGLSGRDIMQKVRNRADGDTRSATIEMTLIQKSGHKRVRKLESWAMDIGNDTKKIMFFTYPGDVKGTGFLTWDYDNTAKVDDKWLYLPAMKKTRRISGKSSKTDYFMGSDFTYNDMSARSVDEEKHTLLREEMLGGQKCWVVESVPNDKDEIYTRRVTWVRQDCLMAIKAEYYDKLNKLHRRLTISNINKVQGFWTMHHMQMENVQTGHKTIIRMENQKFNVKVSPNLFTVSQLEKGL encoded by the coding sequence ATGAAAACAAAACATTTCACATTGCTGCTCATCGCCATACTGGCGGTGTGCGGCGCGCAGGCAGCAGGGCTGTCGGGCAGAGACATCATGCAGAAAGTAAGAAACCGCGCAGACGGCGACACACGTTCTGCCACCATCGAAATGACGCTCATTCAGAAGAGCGGCCATAAGCGTGTGAGGAAACTCGAATCGTGGGCAATGGACATAGGCAATGATACGAAGAAAATCATGTTCTTCACCTATCCCGGCGACGTGAAGGGTACGGGATTCCTCACTTGGGACTACGACAATACCGCCAAGGTGGACGATAAGTGGCTCTATCTTCCGGCAATGAAAAAGACGAGGCGCATCAGCGGGAAGTCGTCGAAAACCGATTACTTCATGGGCAGCGACTTTACCTACAACGATATGAGCGCCCGCAGCGTGGACGAAGAGAAGCATACGCTTCTGCGCGAAGAAATGTTGGGCGGTCAAAAATGTTGGGTGGTAGAGTCGGTACCCAACGACAAGGATGAGATTTACACACGCCGCGTCACCTGGGTTCGGCAGGACTGCCTGATGGCGATAAAGGCGGAATACTACGACAAGCTGAACAAGCTGCACCGTAGGCTCACGATTTCCAACATAAATAAAGTGCAGGGCTTCTGGACGATGCACCATATGCAGATGGAGAATGTACAGACGGGACACAAAACCATTATCCGTATGGAAAATCAGAAGTTCAACGTAAAGGTATCGCCTAACCTTTTCACCGTTTCCCAACTTGAGAAAGGACTCTGA